The following coding sequences are from one Coffea arabica cultivar ET-39 chromosome 11e, Coffea Arabica ET-39 HiFi, whole genome shotgun sequence window:
- the LOC113718966 gene encoding uncharacterized protein isoform X2 — translation MASREANNQDSHVVKNLKQCSKEVMWLGSPWTCRKRRRHYQSFCRNGVEIAVHDFVYVLAEEDERLVAHLDDMYEDTKGNKMVVVRWFHKIDEVGVVLPQSYRDREIFFSLCLQDLSIECIDGLATVLSPQHYEQFLNGAKHTQLEPFVCHRQFDNDEIKAFDVTQLKGYWKQDLLRYTCPVDDGLEVERNPSDAAANRPKKRLRWSEECDTNLQSASQKVDVNATLQSCNGSLTSSKVVMGLCRLKELSAASFGNIKLEKKNSQHLSIGSQVEVLSQDSGIRGCWFRAFIVKKHKEKVKVRYQDIMDATDEAQNLEEWILASRLAAPDELGVRICGRSIVRPVPWTNKGKVSWVFNVGTLVDVWRHDGWWEGIVVKKESEDRLHVYFPGERQELIFGCGDLRHSQEWLEDGWKQLKEKSDLVSVLSGLEIKQDIANCGNVKPEKAVLCYDRDLVDNSVVDMGDEKLNELKVIRDLSKDDLLSQLRWKSSGRRRRSRSPVHKLQFAVHDNNKRVEDSHKQTYRKYFGLPLKVDPDNCKYRGDSSFGSSIVSPLSNLVMTR, via the exons ATGGCAAGCAGAGAAGCCAACAATCAGGATTCACATGTGGTAAAG AATCTGAAGCAGTGCTCTAAAGAGGTTATGTGGTTAGGTTCACCCTGGACATGCAGGAAAAGGCGGAGACATTACCAGTCATTTTGTCGAAATGGAGTTGAAATTGCG GTTCATGATTTTGTCTATGTCTTGGCTGAAGAAGACGAACGACTTGTTGCTCATTTAGATGATATGTATGAAGATACCAAGGGCAACAAGATGGTTGTGGTACGATGGTTTCACAAAATTGATGAGGTTGGTGTTGTTTTGCCTCAATCCTACCGTGACAGggagattttcttttctctttgtcTTCAAGATCTCAGTATTGAATGCATAGACGGACTGGCAACTGTTCTTAGTCCTCAGCATTATGAACAATTTCTGAATGGGGCAAAACATACTCAGTTGGAGCCATTCGTATGCCACAGGCAGTTTGACAATGATGAAATCAAGGCATTTGACGTAACTCAACTTAAAGGTTACTGGAAACAGGATCTATTGAGATACACTTGTCCTGTTGATGATGGTCTAGAGGTGGAAAGAAATCCTAGTGATGCTGCTGCGAATAGACCCAAGAAGAGGCTCCGATGGTCCGAAGAGTGTGACACGAACTTGCAATCTGCCAGCCAAAAAGTCGACGTTAATGCTACTTTACAAAGTTGCAATGGCAGTCTAACCAGCTCTAAAGTTGTAATGGGGTTGTGCCGTCTGAAAGAATTGTCTGCTGCTTCATTTGGTAACATTAAACTGGAGAAAAAAAATTCGCAGCATCTAAGCATTGGTTCTCAAGTTGAAGTGCTCTCTCAAGATAGTGGTATTAGAGGCTGCTGGTTCAGAGCATTCATTGTGAAGAAGCACAAAGAAAAGGTGAAAGTACGGTATCAGGATATCATGGATGCCACTGATGAAGCCCAAAATCTGGAG GAGTGGATTTTGGCGTCCAGGTTGGCTGCACCTGATGAGTTGGGTGTTCGAATCTGTGGGAGGAGTATTGTCAGACCTGTACCATGGACCAACAAGGGTAAAGTTTCATGGGTATTTAATGTTGGAACCCTCGTTGATGTGTGGCGGCATGATGGGTGGTGGGAAGGCATAGTTGTTAAGAAAGAATCTGAAGATCGTCTACATGTttattttccag GAGAAAGGCAGGAACTGATCTTTGGTTGTGGTGATTTGAGGCATTCACAGGAATGGTTGGAAGATGGATGGAAGCAGCTAAAGGAAAAGTCAGATCTTGTATCCGTGTTATCTGGACTTGAAATAAAGCAAGATATTGCTAACTGCGGCAATGTTAAACCAGAGAAAGCTGTCTTGTGTTATGATAGAGATCTTGTTGACAATTCTGTGGTGGATATGGGAGACGAGAAGTTGAATGAATTGAAAGTCATCCGAGATCTCTCAAAAGATGATTTGCTCTCACAATTGAGATGGAAATCATCAGGGAGAAGACGACGTAGTAGGAGCCCCGTTCACAAGTTGCAGTTTGCTGTTCATGACAATAATAAGCGAGTTGAGGATTCACATAAGCAAACCTATCGGAAATATTTTGGTCTGCCCTTGAAGGTGGATCCCGACAACTGCAAGTATAGGGGTGATTCTTCTTTTGGTTCTTCAATCGTCTCTCCATTGTCAAACTTGGTGATGACTCGATGA